In the genome of Anabaena cylindrica PCC 7122, the window CAGGTTGGGGAGTTTTTAGTTTAATTTTAGTCGCTGTTGTTCGTGAAGGTTTTGAAACTGTTCTCTTTGTAGCCGCAAATTTTCAACAGGGATTAATACCAACTTTAGGCGCACTTAGTGGTTTAGCAGCAGCATCAGTAATTGGTATACTGTTATTTAAATGGGGTGTCAAAATTAATATTCGCCAGTTTTTCCAGGTAATGGGCATTTTATTAGTTTTGATTGTGGCTGGATTAGTAGTTTCAGCTTTACAACATTTTGATACTGCAATGTCTAGTCTTGCACTCAGCAGTCGCGCTTCCGAAAATCTTTGTTTCTATTACGAACGCTTTACCAAAGTCCATTCTTGTATTTTAGGGCCAATGGTTTGGAATACTGCCAACATTTTACCTGATGACAATTTTCCCGGTATTATTTTTAAATCTTTGTTTGGCTACAGAGATAAAATCTATATCGTTCAAGCCGTAGGCTATTTTGTGTTTCTACTCAGCATTGGCGGTTTGTATTTACGCAGCATTACAGGTAGTTCTTCTCAAGCAAAAAAGAATATTAGAGTTGATGACCAAAAATCAATTAGTCCTTGAAAAGATTAAAATAATTTGTAATATGCTACAACACATCTAATTTTCCTATTCTTGTGGGGTGGGCATCTTGCCCGGCCTTGTGTACCTCAATCAGATGAAATGTGCTATATTTCTTTTGCTACAAAGATTTTCTTTAACTCCAGAGAAGCTTTTTCAATTGTTTCTAGACTACCTGGATTGACAAGTCCGTAATAATCAAAAACATAAACTCGATTGTTTTTAGTCGCTTGTAACTGCTGCCAAAACGGTTCTTTTTTTAATGAATCTAACAGCGTTGGTTCAGCATTAACTACAATTAAAACTTCTGGGTTAGCTTCCAAAACTTTTTCAGCCGAGAGTGTCACATATCCACCTATGGGACTATTACCTTGTAATTCTGCGGCTATATTTTTCGCGCCAAATCTAGAAATTAAATCACCTGCCCAACTATTTTTATTAGGTGTTAAGATTGGTTGACGACTAACCAATACTAAAGCAGAAATATTTTGAGTTGCGTTGGCAGGTAAAAAGGTTTTGTAGCGATTTAATAAAGGCTGGGGATCTACATCAATTGATTCAGCAAGTGATTTAGTTAGTTCTTCTAGAGATTGCCAATTATTTACTTTAGTTGATAAAGTAGCTATTCCTAGCTGTTTAATTTTCTGAATAGTTACATCAGAAAATCCTGCTGCACCAATAACTAAATCTGGTTTTAAAGAAACAATTTTTTCTAAATTTGGGACACTCCGACCTTCGCTAACACGGGGAATATCTTGCAGTTTAGGGTTATTTTTAAATAAGGTACTACCAGTTATTCCTACAAGTTTAGTTTGGTCAAGTTGAGAAATAATATCAGCAGAAAGAGAGGAAAGTGCTACAACTCTTTTAGCTGAAGTTTTTGGTAGTTGTTGTACTGGTACGACGTTAGATTGAGTTTGAGTTGTTGCTGTGGTACAGGAGAATAGAAATAGAGTTAATATGAGTGCTATTGCAGATGATTTCCAACGCATGATTATTGTTTTTTAACGCAGAGGTACGTGGAGTTAGCGCAGAGGAACACAGAGTTTTTTGAGGTTAAGAAGATATAGATGTTTAGATTTTTATTATGGCTCAATTCAATAAAAATTTTTGTACATCTTCTGGGGTGTTACAGTTAAATAGCATCTCTGGTGATGATAATGGTAAAACCGCTACTGGATATGGTTTTAGCCATTCTTGAAATGAGCGTCCTCCTTGGTTAATAAAATCCTGAAGTAGGGGTAAACAGTTACAGCGATAAAAGCCGCATAGAGGTTCCCAACCTTTAGGATTTTTTACTAAAATAGCAATATTTTCTGATTCTACAGTATCAACTATTTTTACCCAATTTTGCAAGACCTCAATTTGCAAGTTTGGTAAGTCACAGGCTAATAATAATACCCATTCTGTTTTTACTTTTTCTAGTCCTTGAACAAAACCTACTAGGGGTCCTTGTGTTTCTGTGGAGATTTCTGGAATGAATTTACATTCAGGTAAGTGCAAGCTTTGATAACGTTCTGGCCAAGGTGTGACTATATATATGGTATCAGTGCAACTTTTAGCAACTTTATAAACCCTTTCTAATAAGG includes:
- a CDS encoding FTR1 family iron permease, whose amino-acid sequence is MNFSTAIPTFVITLREGVEAALVVGIVLALLKKAKQSRLNPWVYAGVAVGLVVSALIGVLFSWLIKILGAINPQYTPVIEPMLEGVFSVLAIVMLSWMLIWMTKQARFMKAQVEGAVTEALTQNSNAGWGVFSLILVAVVREGFETVLFVAANFQQGLIPTLGALSGLAAASVIGILLFKWGVKINIRQFFQVMGILLVLIVAGLVVSALQHFDTAMSSLALSSRASENLCFYYERFTKVHSCILGPMVWNTANILPDDNFPGIIFKSLFGYRDKIYIVQAVGYFVFLLSIGGLYLRSITGSSSQAKKNIRVDDQKSISP
- a CDS encoding ABC transporter substrate-binding protein, which produces MRWKSSAIALILTLFLFSCTTATTQTQSNVVPVQQLPKTSAKRVVALSSLSADIISQLDQTKLVGITGSTLFKNNPKLQDIPRVSEGRSVPNLEKIVSLKPDLVIGAAGFSDVTIQKIKQLGIATLSTKVNNWQSLEELTKSLAESIDVDPQPLLNRYKTFLPANATQNISALVLVSRQPILTPNKNSWAGDLISRFGAKNIAAELQGNSPIGGYVTLSAEKVLEANPEVLIVVNAEPTLLDSLKKEPFWQQLQATKNNRVYVFDYYGLVNPGSLETIEKASLELKKIFVAKEI
- a CDS encoding molybdenum cofactor guanylyltransferase, coding for MTDLSVIILAGGKSSRMGEDKALIPIQRIALLERVYKVAKSCTDTIYIVTPWPERYQSLHLPECKFIPEISTETQGPLVGFVQGLEKVKTEWVLLLACDLPNLQIEVLQNWVKIVDTVESENIAILVKNPKGWEPLCGFYRCNCLPLLQDFINQGGRSFQEWLKPYPVAVLPLSSPEMLFNCNTPEDVQKFLLN